One Solibacillus isronensis DNA segment encodes these proteins:
- a CDS encoding nucleotidyltransferase-like protein: MEHILRPIYQERASQPETLGVILINKREGAENMTDTFDSVLLIIVKESDKPIYSKHYSYGEAKMVMHILTEERLRKWIFIGSNKRLVDWLFHGKIMFDRNEFLYKLRSELQEFPFFGRKLKTGIQFAKLIRRYKEGKELFEDGHFLDAYNHVVASLHHLGRLSIIDSGHYPEVTVWAQVKRNDPAIYKLYEELIMSNESLEKRLELLFLAGEFLINSRTTDGAQHILETMLAQPSWTIQQLHDHPELSYYSVDLEVFVEYLIEKELILVDTVIAKNEVIFHRNYYVDRLYIESEYGL; this comes from the coding sequence ATGGAACATATTTTGAGACCGATTTATCAGGAACGTGCAAGTCAGCCGGAAACGCTCGGAGTAATATTGATAAACAAGCGTGAAGGTGCTGAGAATATGACCGATACATTTGATTCGGTTCTTTTAATTATTGTAAAAGAAAGTGATAAGCCTATTTATTCGAAACACTATTCATATGGTGAAGCGAAAATGGTGATGCATATTTTAACGGAGGAACGGTTACGTAAATGGATTTTCATTGGTTCGAATAAGCGGTTGGTTGATTGGCTTTTCCACGGTAAAATTATGTTTGACCGCAATGAGTTTCTATATAAACTACGTTCTGAATTACAAGAGTTCCCATTCTTCGGTCGTAAATTAAAAACAGGTATCCAGTTTGCCAAGTTAATCCGTCGTTATAAAGAAGGAAAAGAATTATTTGAAGATGGTCATTTTTTAGATGCGTACAATCATGTAGTTGCTTCATTGCATCATTTAGGAAGATTATCGATTATCGATAGTGGGCATTATCCTGAAGTGACTGTTTGGGCTCAGGTAAAACGTAATGATCCAGCAATTTATAAATTATATGAAGAATTGATTATGAGTAACGAAAGTCTTGAGAAGCGTCTGGAGTTATTGTTTTTAGCCGGTGAGTTTTTAATCAATTCCAGAACTACGGATGGGGCGCAACATATTTTGGAAACAATGCTTGCACAACCTTCATGGACGATTCAGCAATTGCATGATCATCCTGAGCTGAGTTATTACTCTGTAGACTTGGAAGTGTTTGTTGAATACTTAATTGAAAAAGAGTTAATTCTGGTGGATACTGTTATTGCTAAAAACGAAGTGATATTCCACAGGAACTATTATGTAGACAGACTTTATATTGAATCTGAGTATGGGTTATAG
- a CDS encoding YgzB family protein — protein sequence MKKYNSKINKIRSFALSLIFIGFVIMYGAIFFKNNQILVLIFMTIGLLCIIGSTAVYGWIGLLSTKAVQVVCPECGKWTKILGRVDICMYCNEPLTLDPALEGKEFNQEYNKN from the coding sequence ATGAAAAAATATAATAGTAAAATTAATAAGATCCGCTCTTTTGCATTATCCCTTATTTTCATCGGCTTCGTTATTATGTATGGTGCAATCTTTTTCAAAAATAATCAAATACTTGTATTAATCTTCATGACAATTGGACTTCTTTGCATCATCGGCAGTACAGCTGTATACGGCTGGATAGGATTGTTGTCTACAAAGGCTGTGCAAGTCGTCTGTCCGGAATGCGGGAAATGGACAAAGATTTTAGGTCGTGTGGATATTTGCATGTATTGCAATGAACCGCTTACTTTAGATCCTGCATTGGAAGGAAAAGAATTCAATCAAGAGTACAATAAAAATTAA
- the perR gene encoding peroxide-responsive transcriptional repressor PerR, with product MSELHLKDALDTLKTTGVRITPQRHAILEYLIQSMIHPTADDIYKALCDKFPNMSVATVYNNLRVFREVGLVKELTYGDAASRFDFVTGDHYHMICDGCGKIVDFHYPGLNEVEQFASQVTGFQVNSHRLEVYGTCPDCVAVGATKVQ from the coding sequence ATGTCTGAATTGCATTTAAAGGATGCGCTGGACACGTTAAAGACTACTGGTGTACGAATTACTCCTCAGCGTCATGCGATTTTGGAATATTTAATTCAAAGTATGATTCACCCAACAGCTGATGATATATACAAGGCGCTTTGCGATAAGTTTCCTAATATGAGTGTAGCAACAGTTTATAATAATTTACGTGTCTTTCGTGAAGTAGGCTTAGTAAAAGAGCTTACTTATGGGGATGCAGCGAGTCGTTTTGATTTCGTAACGGGCGACCATTATCACATGATCTGTGATGGCTGCGGTAAAATTGTAGACTTCCACTATCCCGGATTAAATGAAGTGGAGCAGTTTGCTTCGCAAGTAACAGGCTTTCAAGTTAATTCGCACCGTTTAGAAGTCTATGGTACATGTCCTGACTGTGTAGCAGTCGGTGCAACAAAAGTTCAATAA
- a CDS encoding D-2-hydroxyacid dehydrogenase, whose product MVTIYFTFEPREDLKQPLLAQFPQVDFLFDKKLDVEKLAQSEILVTYGEDLKEEHLQHADKLQWIFVASAGIEKMPAEAIAKRNILVSNVRGIHKKPMTESILAHILSLKRVLPFIYEQQQKKEWNKKARPTELNGSTALIIGPGAIGGEVGRILQAFDVHTIGCNRSGNEAPYMNETYKLDDLKEQLPKADIVLSMLPSTKETKHMLTREHFELMKSSAIFMNFGRGDLVETDTLVGVLQDELIEHAVLDVYEIEPLPADSLLWDLNNVTLSPHFSSHSSRYVERSLDIFKPSLEKWLNGERDLENKMDILRGY is encoded by the coding sequence ATGGTAACGATTTATTTTACATTTGAACCACGCGAAGATTTAAAACAGCCGCTTTTAGCACAGTTTCCTCAGGTAGATTTTTTATTTGATAAGAAGTTGGATGTGGAGAAACTTGCACAATCCGAAATTTTAGTAACTTATGGGGAAGATTTAAAGGAAGAACATTTACAGCATGCAGACAAATTGCAATGGATTTTCGTTGCATCTGCAGGAATCGAGAAGATGCCGGCAGAAGCGATCGCGAAACGTAATATACTCGTTTCGAATGTTCGCGGGATACATAAGAAGCCGATGACTGAATCGATTTTAGCTCATATTTTATCATTGAAACGTGTATTACCGTTTATTTATGAGCAGCAACAGAAGAAAGAATGGAATAAAAAGGCGCGTCCGACAGAGCTAAATGGAAGTACGGCATTGATTATCGGTCCGGGTGCAATCGGCGGAGAAGTAGGACGTATTTTGCAGGCATTTGATGTGCATACAATTGGCTGCAATCGCTCAGGCAACGAAGCGCCGTATATGAATGAAACATATAAGCTGGATGATTTAAAAGAGCAGTTACCGAAAGCAGATATTGTTCTTTCGATGCTGCCGTCTACTAAGGAAACGAAGCATATGCTGACTCGCGAGCATTTTGAACTGATGAAGAGTTCAGCCATCTTTATGAATTTCGGAAGAGGTGACTTAGTGGAAACGGATACTCTTGTCGGCGTTTTACAAGACGAGCTGATAGAGCATGCCGTATTGGATGTCTATGAGATCGAGCCATTACCGGCAGACAGCCTGCTATGGGACTTGAACAATGTTACATTATCACCACATTTTTCGAGTCATTCATCACGTTATGTAGAGCGCAGTCTGGATATTTTCAAACCAAGTCTGGAAAAATGGCTCAATGGGGAACGTGACTTAGAAAATAAAATGGATATTCTTAGAGGGTACTAA
- the bcp gene encoding thioredoxin-dependent thiol peroxidase, with protein MTLENLKAPVFELQNEEGKMISLEEYKGKNVILYFYPKDLTPGCTTQACDFRDKYEDFSDLNAVILGVSLDDAAKHTKFIEKHGLPFSLLVDENHEVAEKYGVWTLKKNFGKEYMGIERSTFLINEEGIVEKEWRKVRVKNHIEDVLNYLKNRTN; from the coding sequence ATGACATTAGAAAATTTAAAAGCACCAGTATTTGAATTGCAAAACGAAGAGGGGAAAATGATTTCGCTGGAAGAGTATAAAGGCAAAAACGTTATTCTTTATTTTTATCCAAAAGATTTAACACCTGGCTGTACAACACAGGCTTGCGACTTCCGCGATAAATATGAAGATTTTTCAGATTTGAATGCTGTAATTTTAGGTGTAAGTTTGGATGATGCAGCGAAGCATACAAAGTTTATTGAAAAGCACGGATTGCCGTTTTCATTATTAGTGGATGAGAATCATGAAGTTGCTGAGAAATATGGTGTATGGACATTGAAGAAAAACTTCGGAAAAGAGTATATGGGTATTGAGCGTTCAACGTTTTTAATTAATGAAGAGGGAATCGTTGAAAAGGAGTGGCGCAAAGTACGGGTGAAAAATCATATTGAAGATGTGTTAAACTATTTAAAAAATCGCACGAATTAA
- a CDS encoding glutamate-1-semialdehyde 2,1-aminomutase has product MNHTKSEQLHAEALEHIVGGVNSPSRSYKAVGGGAPVVMVRGKGAYFWDVDGNRYIDYLAAYGPIVTGHGHPHIAKAIAHAAETGVLFGTPTEHEIKFAKMLKEAIPTLDKVRFNNSGTEAVMTCVRVARAFTGRTKIIKFAGCYHGHFDQVLVAAGSGPATLGSPDSAGVPHAVATEVITVPFNNNEEFTLAMEKWGNDVAGILIEPIVGNFGIVEPHKGFLEHVHALAKEYGALTIHDEVITAFRFHYGAAHTMLGLTPDLVAMGKVIGGGLPIGAYGGRKEVMETVAPLGPAYQAGTMAGNPASMQAGIACLEVLQQPGIYEEMDRLGALLEEGILAAAKKHNVTITLNRLKGAFAVYFTDVKVENYEQAENTDGEKFGRFFKLMLSQGINLAPSKYEAWFLTTEHTEADVKETLKAVDYAFSQL; this is encoded by the coding sequence ATGAATCATACTAAATCTGAACAGCTTCATGCAGAAGCACTCGAACATATCGTTGGCGGGGTAAATAGTCCATCCCGTTCTTATAAAGCAGTAGGCGGCGGTGCACCTGTTGTCATGGTCCGCGGTAAAGGAGCATACTTTTGGGATGTGGACGGTAATCGCTACATCGATTATTTAGCAGCCTATGGACCGATTGTTACGGGGCATGGTCATCCGCATATCGCAAAAGCCATTGCACATGCAGCAGAAACAGGGGTATTATTCGGTACACCGACAGAGCATGAAATCAAATTCGCAAAAATGTTAAAAGAAGCTATTCCTACATTGGATAAAGTACGTTTTAACAACTCAGGTACAGAAGCCGTGATGACATGTGTACGTGTGGCACGCGCATTTACAGGCCGCACAAAAATCATTAAATTCGCCGGCTGCTATCACGGTCACTTCGACCAAGTACTTGTTGCCGCGGGATCAGGTCCTGCAACATTAGGTTCACCTGACTCTGCCGGTGTTCCTCATGCTGTCGCAACAGAAGTAATTACCGTTCCTTTTAACAATAATGAAGAATTTACATTAGCGATGGAAAAATGGGGCAATGATGTTGCAGGGATTTTAATCGAGCCAATCGTCGGCAACTTCGGAATTGTAGAACCTCACAAAGGATTTTTGGAACATGTACATGCATTGGCAAAAGAGTATGGTGCATTAACAATTCACGATGAAGTCATTACAGCTTTCCGTTTCCACTACGGTGCAGCGCATACAATGCTTGGCTTAACTCCGGATTTAGTCGCAATGGGGAAAGTAATCGGCGGCGGTCTGCCAATCGGTGCATACGGTGGTCGTAAAGAAGTAATGGAAACAGTCGCTCCACTTGGCCCTGCATATCAGGCTGGTACGATGGCCGGTAACCCTGCAAGTATGCAAGCAGGTATTGCATGTCTAGAAGTGTTGCAGCAACCGGGGATTTATGAAGAGATGGATCGCTTAGGTGCTCTTCTTGAAGAAGGTATTTTAGCCGCTGCAAAAAAACATAATGTGACGATTACACTAAACCGTTTAAAAGGCGCATTCGCTGTTTACTTTACTGATGTCAAAGTGGAAAACTATGAGCAGGCGGAAAATACGGACGGTGAAAAGTTCGGTCGCTTCTTTAAATTAATGTTATCCCAAGGCATCAACTTAGCCCCTTCAAAATATGAAGCATGGTTCTTAACGACAGAACATACAGAAGCAGACGTGAAAGAAACGTTAAAAGCAGTAGATTACGCATTTTCTCAACTATAA
- a CDS encoding FUSC family protein, protein MKLGARVLKTGVAIVFALFLAQILNVPSPVFAAIAAVFAIQPSIYRSYLTILEQIQGNIIGATIAVLFGLIFGHHIVAVGIAAIVVLGIMMKLKLEKSVSLALVTMIAIMEVPGDDFLMFGLIRFSTVMLGVFAAFVVNMLFVPPKYEIKLFKMINSVQDDIIRWTRLAVRQASEHTSTKMAVSKLQSRLNEIDTMYGFFKEERSYFKNRKYVKARKLVIYRQMLLTSKKSYELLVRLHKHENELGKLPSKFQVIIQERLDFLLTYHEQLLLKYTGKLRPEHSKWTRHEEYLQGSELMEQFIKQIALAQEEAAEDEQFSSYHLLYILSRILDYEENLEHLDTLIVSYRSFHSEEKNLDLESEFY, encoded by the coding sequence ATGAAACTAGGTGCACGCGTTTTAAAAACGGGTGTTGCAATTGTTTTCGCCTTATTTTTAGCTCAAATACTGAATGTACCCTCACCTGTGTTTGCTGCAATTGCTGCTGTATTCGCAATCCAGCCTTCTATTTACCGCTCTTATCTTACAATTTTAGAGCAAATACAGGGTAATATAATCGGCGCTACCATTGCTGTCCTATTCGGTCTCATTTTCGGTCATCATATCGTGGCTGTCGGTATTGCCGCTATTGTCGTCCTTGGCATTATGATGAAGCTAAAGCTCGAAAAATCCGTTTCACTGGCACTCGTAACGATGATTGCCATTATGGAAGTACCGGGCGATGATTTTCTGATGTTTGGTTTAATCCGATTTAGTACTGTGATGCTGGGTGTTTTTGCTGCTTTCGTTGTCAATATGTTATTTGTACCGCCTAAATACGAAATAAAATTATTTAAAATGATTAACTCTGTCCAGGATGATATCATTCGCTGGACACGTTTAGCCGTTCGCCAGGCTAGTGAACATACTTCAACGAAAATGGCTGTAAGTAAATTGCAGTCCCGACTAAATGAAATTGATACAATGTATGGTTTTTTCAAAGAAGAACGCAGTTATTTCAAAAACCGGAAGTATGTGAAAGCCCGAAAACTGGTTATTTACCGCCAAATGTTATTAACTTCGAAAAAAAGCTATGAGTTGCTCGTTCGTCTGCATAAACATGAAAATGAGCTCGGGAAGTTACCAAGTAAATTCCAAGTAATTATTCAAGAACGTTTAGATTTCTTGCTAACCTACCACGAACAACTGTTATTGAAATATACCGGGAAGCTGAGGCCAGAACATTCAAAATGGACACGTCACGAGGAATATTTGCAAGGCAGTGAGCTAATGGAGCAGTTTATCAAACAGATCGCCCTTGCTCAGGAAGAGGCGGCAGAAGATGAGCAGTTTTCAAGCTACCATCTGCTTTATATTTTATCGCGGATATTAGATTACGAGGAAAACCTGGAGCATCTTGATACGTTGATCGTTTCTTATCGCAGCTTCCATAGTGAAGAAAAAAACCTCGACTTGGAATCAGAGTTCTACTAA
- the nikC gene encoding nickel transporter permease has protein sequence MAEVIQNKVQRIEEERVKGPWQEAWTNFKKSKSALFGSAIVLFFVLLAILGPLFAPQGINEQNLSMRLQPPSADFWFGTDDLGRDIFSRILHGARISLTVGLSAVLISAVAGSFLGIIAGYYGRWVDTIISRIFDIMLAFPSILLAIAIVSILGPSLQNALIAIAVINIPNFGRLIRSRVLSIKEEEYIHAARAIGMKNSRILWKHILPNSMTPVIVQGTLAIATAIIEAAALGFLGLGAEAPQPEWGKMLADARMFLLNAPWAMIFPGLAIMLTVIGFNLMGDGLRDALDPKMKS, from the coding sequence ATGGCTGAAGTTATACAAAATAAAGTTCAGCGAATTGAAGAAGAACGAGTAAAAGGACCGTGGCAAGAGGCGTGGACGAATTTCAAGAAAAGTAAGTCTGCGCTGTTCGGCAGTGCAATTGTGTTATTCTTTGTGCTTCTGGCAATACTCGGCCCTTTATTTGCACCACAAGGTATAAACGAGCAAAATTTAAGTATGCGTCTGCAGCCTCCATCTGCTGATTTCTGGTTTGGAACAGATGATCTGGGTCGCGACATATTTTCGCGAATTTTACATGGGGCACGCATCTCGTTAACGGTTGGTTTATCGGCCGTGTTAATCTCTGCAGTTGCCGGCAGTTTTTTAGGGATTATTGCAGGGTACTATGGACGTTGGGTTGATACGATTATTTCGCGAATTTTTGATATTATGCTTGCGTTTCCAAGTATTTTATTGGCGATCGCCATTGTATCGATTTTAGGACCATCATTGCAAAACGCATTAATTGCCATTGCGGTTATTAATATACCGAACTTTGGCCGACTGATTCGGTCGCGGGTTCTAAGTATTAAAGAAGAAGAGTATATTCATGCTGCTAGAGCAATCGGTATGAAAAACTCCCGGATATTATGGAAGCATATTTTGCCGAACTCAATGACTCCGGTAATCGTACAGGGGACACTGGCGATTGCGACAGCGATTATCGAAGCGGCAGCGCTAGGGTTTTTAGGACTTGGTGCAGAAGCGCCACAGCCTGAGTGGGGGAAAATGCTCGCAGATGCGCGGATGTTTTTACTAAACGCACCATGGGCAATGATTTTCCCGGGACTTGCGATTATGCTGACTGTAATCGGCTTTAACCTTATGGGCGACGGATTGCGGGATGCACTTGATCCGAAGATGAAAAGTTAA
- a CDS encoding ABC transporter permease codes for MLHYIGKRLLHLIPVLLGMTFLVFLIIRAIPGDPAQVILGQQATADAIAALRLKLGLDNPWYIQYFDYLKGIVTGDLGESLRTRQPISSEMWPYLAATFELAFFAMIIAIIVGVNAGIVSAWFQNSWFDYLAMVIALIGVSMPIFWLGLMEQWAFGIQLGWLPTSGREEVRDPVTAITHFYLIDTLWQGRFDQFIVVLKHLFLPGIALATIPTAIIARMTRASMLEVMRSDFVRTARAKGQKMFVVVYKHALKNALIPVLTVVGLQTGMLLGGAILTETIFSWPGIGRYIYEAIGFRDYPVIQSGILIVAFLFVMINLIVDLLYTVIDSRIKYN; via the coding sequence ATGCTTCACTACATTGGCAAACGTCTACTGCATCTAATACCTGTATTACTTGGGATGACCTTTTTAGTATTTCTAATTATTCGTGCCATTCCCGGTGATCCAGCACAAGTCATTTTAGGACAGCAAGCTACTGCAGATGCAATCGCGGCACTTCGCTTGAAACTTGGCCTAGATAATCCGTGGTATATTCAATATTTCGATTACTTAAAAGGGATTGTAACGGGAGATTTGGGGGAGTCATTAAGAACAAGGCAGCCGATTTCTTCTGAAATGTGGCCTTATTTAGCAGCTACATTTGAACTGGCATTTTTCGCGATGATTATTGCAATTATCGTTGGGGTAAATGCAGGGATTGTTTCGGCGTGGTTTCAAAATTCATGGTTTGATTACTTAGCGATGGTGATTGCTTTAATTGGTGTTTCGATGCCGATTTTCTGGTTAGGTTTAATGGAGCAATGGGCATTCGGTATTCAGCTGGGCTGGTTGCCGACATCGGGACGGGAAGAAGTGCGGGATCCGGTTACGGCAATTACTCACTTTTACTTAATTGATACATTATGGCAAGGCCGGTTTGATCAATTTATTGTAGTGTTAAAGCACTTATTTTTACCTGGCATTGCACTCGCAACGATTCCGACGGCGATCATTGCACGTATGACAAGAGCCTCTATGTTGGAAGTAATGCGTTCGGATTTTGTTCGTACAGCGCGGGCAAAAGGTCAGAAAATGTTCGTTGTTGTTTATAAGCATGCATTGAAAAATGCGTTGATTCCTGTTTTGACAGTAGTCGGTTTACAAACGGGTATGCTTTTAGGCGGTGCGATCTTAACGGAAACGATATTTAGTTGGCCGGGAATTGGACGCTATATATACGAAGCGATAGGATTCCGTGATTATCCTGTCATCCAGTCAGGTATATTAATTGTTGCCTTTTTATTCGTAATGATTAACTTGATTGTTGACCTTTTATATACAGTGATTGATTCGCGCATTAAATACAACTAG
- a CDS encoding ABC transporter substrate-binding protein, translated as MRKGKLYLVSLMMLLIMSLFLAACGADDAETSSSEPSNDSSSNTDSSTTDNSSSSTPQVLVFGRGADSVSLDPGIVTDGESFKVTQNLFETLLNFGEQDTTINPGLAKEWEVSEDGLTYTFQLQEGVKFHDGTDFNAEAVIKNINRWKGGKEEDFYYFNSMFKAEGEDIIKDVTAEGDYTVVFTLSRPQAPFLKNLAMSPFGIGSPTAFEAAGDKFGDNPVGTGPFKFTEWKRNDSITIEKFEDYWQEGFPKLDKVIFRSIPDNSARLNELMAGNIDLADGINPSDGKTVEGDSTLQLIERPSMNIGYLGLTNTRAPFDNKLVRQAVNYAIDKQAIVDAFFEGRAEVAANPMPSSISGYNDAISPYPYDPEKAKSLLAEAGYDGKEIELWAMPVPRPYMPDGAKVAEVIQKNLEDVGIPSKIVTFEWATYLEKAKNGEADAFMLGWTGDNGDADNFIYTLLDKDNIGSNNYAYYTNEEVHSLLIQAQSETDENVRNELYKKAQEIIHDDAPWVPLAHSTPLLAAKAGVNGFLPHPTGSDKLHNVSME; from the coding sequence TTGAGGAAAGGTAAATTGTATTTAGTAAGTCTTATGATGCTATTAATAATGTCATTATTTTTAGCTGCTTGTGGTGCTGACGATGCAGAAACGTCATCATCAGAACCAAGCAACGATTCAAGTTCAAATACAGACAGCAGTACGACAGACAATTCAAGTTCTTCAACACCTCAAGTATTAGTATTTGGCCGTGGAGCAGATTCTGTATCACTTGATCCAGGTATCGTAACAGATGGCGAATCATTCAAAGTAACACAAAACCTATTTGAAACATTACTAAACTTCGGGGAACAAGATACAACGATCAACCCTGGACTAGCAAAAGAATGGGAAGTAAGTGAAGATGGTTTAACTTACACATTCCAACTTCAAGAAGGTGTAAAGTTCCATGACGGTACAGACTTCAATGCAGAAGCGGTAATTAAGAATATCAATCGCTGGAAAGGTGGAAAAGAGGAAGATTTCTACTATTTCAACTCTATGTTTAAAGCAGAGGGCGAAGATATTATTAAAGATGTAACGGCAGAAGGAGATTACACAGTTGTATTCACACTTTCTCGTCCGCAGGCACCATTCCTTAAAAACTTGGCAATGAGCCCGTTCGGAATTGGTTCACCAACTGCATTTGAAGCAGCAGGCGATAAATTCGGCGATAACCCTGTAGGTACAGGTCCATTTAAATTCACAGAATGGAAACGTAATGACTCAATCACGATTGAGAAATTTGAGGACTACTGGCAAGAAGGTTTCCCGAAATTAGATAAAGTTATCTTCCGTTCAATTCCGGATAACTCTGCTCGTTTAAATGAATTAATGGCAGGCAATATCGATTTAGCGGATGGTATTAACCCTTCAGACGGTAAAACAGTAGAAGGTGATTCGACGTTACAACTGATTGAACGTCCATCAATGAACATTGGCTATTTAGGTTTAACGAATACACGCGCACCGTTTGATAACAAATTGGTACGTCAAGCAGTAAACTATGCAATCGATAAACAGGCGATTGTTGATGCGTTCTTTGAAGGACGTGCAGAAGTGGCGGCAAACCCGATGCCATCATCAATTAGCGGTTACAATGATGCAATTTCTCCATACCCTTATGATCCAGAAAAAGCGAAATCATTATTAGCTGAAGCTGGCTATGACGGAAAAGAAATTGAGTTATGGGCAATGCCGGTACCTCGTCCTTATATGCCGGACGGAGCGAAAGTGGCGGAAGTTATTCAGAAAAACTTAGAAGATGTTGGAATCCCATCGAAAATCGTAACATTTGAATGGGCAACATATTTAGAAAAAGCGAAAAACGGTGAAGCAGATGCATTCATGCTTGGCTGGACTGGTGATAATGGAGATGCAGACAACTTCATCTACACATTGTTAGACAAAGACAATATCGGTTCAAATAACTATGCGTACTATACTAATGAAGAAGTTCATAGTTTATTAATTCAGGCACAGTCTGAAACAGATGAAAATGTGCGTAATGAATTATACAAAAAAGCTCAGGAAATCATTCATGACGACGCTCCATGGGTTCCGCTTGCACACTCTACACCATTACTTGCAGCAAAAGCAGGTGTGAATGGGTTCTTGCCACACCCAACAGGCTCTGATAAATTGCATAACGTTTCAATGGAGTAA
- a CDS encoding ABC transporter ATP-binding protein — translation MSKVLLKVDNLKKYFPIRHGMFARHVGDVKAVDDVSFELYEGETLGIVGESGCGKSTTGRAIMRLHEPTEGQVTFDGVELTKLNNEQMRKVRREIQMVFQDPYASLNPRHTVEKILEEPLIVHGIGNAKERKKKVHEYLEIVGLSSYHAKRYPHQFSGGQRQRIGIARALMTNPKLIIADEPVSALDVSIQAQVLNLMQRLQEDLKLTYIFIAHDLGVVRHISDRVGVMYLGRLVEIAESESLYHEPLHPYTQALLSAVPIPDPQFEREQLLLKGDIPSPSNPPTGCTFHTRCPFAMDKCKQVIPMLQQVKPGHSVACHLYETPQ, via the coding sequence ATGTCGAAAGTGCTGCTGAAAGTTGACAATCTGAAAAAATATTTTCCGATCAGGCATGGGATGTTTGCACGTCATGTCGGTGATGTGAAGGCTGTAGATGACGTTTCGTTTGAGCTTTATGAAGGGGAAACATTAGGCATTGTCGGAGAATCCGGTTGCGGGAAATCTACTACGGGCCGGGCAATTATGCGATTGCATGAACCAACAGAAGGCCAGGTGACATTTGATGGCGTAGAGCTCACAAAGTTAAATAACGAACAAATGCGAAAAGTCCGGAGAGAGATTCAAATGGTGTTTCAGGATCCGTATGCCTCATTAAATCCAAGACATACGGTTGAAAAAATATTAGAGGAACCGTTGATTGTACACGGGATTGGAAATGCAAAGGAACGCAAAAAGAAAGTACATGAATACTTGGAAATCGTCGGTTTAAGCTCCTATCATGCAAAACGCTATCCTCATCAGTTTAGCGGCGGACAAAGACAGCGAATCGGTATCGCCAGAGCCTTAATGACAAATCCGAAATTGATTATTGCAGATGAACCGGTATCTGCACTGGATGTATCCATTCAAGCACAAGTTTTAAATTTAATGCAGCGGTTGCAGGAAGATTTGAAACTAACATATATATTTATTGCCCATGATTTAGGGGTTGTGCGACATATTAGTGACCGGGTAGGCGTGATGTACTTAGGCAGGCTTGTCGAAATTGCGGAAAGCGAATCGTTATATCATGAGCCATTACATCCTTATACACAGGCGCTATTATCGGCTGTACCAATTCCAGATCCGCAGTTTGAGAGGGAACAGCTATTGCTGAAAGGTGATATACCGAGCCCGTCAAACCCGCCGACAGGATGCACATTCCATACACGCTGTCCTTTTGCGATGGATAAGTGCAAGCAAGTAATTCCGATGCTCCAGCAAGTTAAACCAGGTCATTCTGTGGCGTGTCATTTATATGAAACGCCACAATGA